In a genomic window of Methanosarcina horonobensis HB-1 = JCM 15518:
- the mtaA gene encoding methylcobamide:CoM methyltransferase MtaA translates to MSEFTLKTRLLAALEGKPVDKVPVCSVTQTGIVELMDEVGAPWPESHSNPELMAKLAIANYELSGLEAVRVPYCLTVLVEAMGCEINMGTKNRQPSVTGHPYPKDLEGAAIPADLLQKGRIPAVLEAIKIIREKVGPDVPIVGGMEGPITVASDLVSVKSFMKWSIKKIDLFEQTLDLATEAAIMYANAMVEAGADIIAIADPVASPDLMSPDSFKQYLQSRLQKFSSSVNSVTILHVCGNVNPILNYMADCGFEGLSVEEKIGSAKKAKEVIGTRARLVGNVSSPFTLLPGPIDKIKAEAKQAIADGVDVLAPGCGIAPMTPLENIKAMVAARDEYYA, encoded by the coding sequence ATGAGCGAATTCACACTTAAAACAAGACTTTTAGCCGCCCTTGAAGGCAAGCCCGTTGACAAAGTACCTGTTTGTTCCGTGACCCAGACCGGAATTGTGGAACTCATGGACGAAGTAGGAGCCCCCTGGCCGGAATCCCACTCCAACCCTGAACTTATGGCAAAGCTGGCAATTGCCAACTACGAGCTCAGCGGACTTGAAGCTGTAAGAGTCCCCTACTGCCTTACCGTTCTGGTCGAAGCTATGGGCTGTGAGATCAACATGGGTACCAAGAACAGGCAGCCCTCTGTTACCGGTCACCCCTACCCCAAGGACCTCGAAGGCGCAGCAATCCCTGCAGACCTCCTGCAGAAAGGCAGAATTCCGGCAGTACTTGAAGCAATCAAGATCATCAGGGAAAAAGTAGGTCCTGACGTGCCAATCGTTGGCGGCATGGAAGGCCCTATCACAGTCGCATCCGACCTTGTAAGTGTTAAATCCTTCATGAAATGGTCCATCAAAAAAATTGACCTCTTCGAACAGACTCTGGACCTTGCAACCGAAGCTGCAATTATGTATGCAAATGCAATGGTAGAAGCCGGTGCAGACATTATCGCTATTGCAGACCCTGTAGCATCCCCTGACCTCATGAGCCCTGACTCCTTCAAGCAGTATCTCCAGTCCAGGCTCCAGAAGTTCTCCTCCAGCGTGAACTCCGTAACCATCCTCCACGTCTGCGGAAACGTGAACCCGATCCTCAACTACATGGCAGACTGCGGTTTCGAAGGTCTCAGTGTTGAAGAAAAGATCGGCAGCGCAAAGAAGGCAAAGGAAGTCATCGGAACCAGAGCAAGATTAGTAGGAAACGTTTCCAGCCCCTTCACCCTGCTCCCAGGACCTATTGACAAGATCAAAGCCGAAGCAAAGCAGGCTATTGCAGACGGCGTTGATGTACTCGCGCCAGGCTGTGGAATTGCACCCATGACCCCTCTCGAGAACATTAAAGCCATGGTCGCAGCAAGAGACGAGTACTACGCCTGA
- a CDS encoding cation-translocating P-type ATPase yields the protein MEKESAGNKNRACSPRGDEHLISLSEFLQRLDVSENGLSEQEAARRLKECGPNVLEEAGKENIFKRYVRQFRNFFSILLTVGAILSFLGEYLDPGQGNIYIGIALVGVVILNGTFTFVQEYQAAKTMESFRQLLPPHARVLREGKERDILASELVAGDIILLEEGDKVPADGRLIETNVLKVDNSAITGESEPQLRSLECTHPNMLECRNMVFSGTLVQSGNGNAVIFATGQNTQIGSLATLTEQTSEVDTPIRRELNHFIKIISSIAITLGVIFFILAFILQDVFLASLIFAIGIIVANVPEGLLPTVTLALSLASRRMASRNALIKQLESVETLGSTTVICTDKTGTLTQNKMAVNSIMLGFECLLLENPLSTKKRTEGQEAEESISKTAVGTNSDVAEGITDPGTEGFCVLEKPVWEPQRLPSVFIRAAGLCNNAKLYESPPGYTGDPTEGALLVFANSFEDVKKLQNDYPRLEEFPFDSLTKRMEVICRTPEGKLEVYLKGAPEVVVKMCSFAIDSGGITELDETKQQQLLDRHLRLAKKGERIIALAYRQGDDLREYTGGFVFLGFIGILDPLRPEARDAIARCYAAGIKVVMITGDHPVTAESIAKDVGLADTGKLEIITGEELNLLSRTELASRLKNPSIVFARTSPVQKLKIVQLFQSEGEIVTMTGDGVNDAPAIKNADMGVAMGSGTDVAREAADMVLLDDNFATIVNAVEEGRTVFDNIKKFIVYILASNIPEILPFIAFVLLSIPLPMPVQLILAIDLGTDMLPAIALGMEKGEGDIMKRPPRSRSEKLLTPQLLLTAYGVKGPIEAAAGFFCYFAVLFEGGWTFGEQLANTNPLYRQAITAFFSAVIICQIANVFASRTRFQSVFSMGLFSNRQVLLGIASELLILALIIWNPFANLIFNTTPINLMYILLAVPFAVLLLGVDELRKYLLRKNVSWAVRFFKW from the coding sequence ATGGAAAAAGAATCGGCTGGAAACAAAAATAGGGCATGCTCTCCGCGGGGTGATGAGCATCTTATTTCTCTCTCAGAATTCCTGCAGAGATTAGACGTAAGCGAAAACGGGCTCAGTGAACAGGAAGCTGCCCGCAGACTTAAGGAGTGCGGCCCAAATGTCCTCGAAGAAGCCGGAAAGGAAAACATATTTAAGAGATATGTCCGGCAGTTCCGCAACTTTTTCTCCATCCTTCTAACTGTAGGAGCCATTCTATCTTTCCTTGGTGAATACCTTGATCCCGGGCAGGGGAATATTTATATCGGAATTGCCCTCGTCGGGGTCGTCATCCTTAACGGAACTTTCACGTTTGTGCAGGAATACCAGGCTGCGAAGACAATGGAAAGCTTTCGGCAGCTTCTTCCGCCCCATGCCAGGGTTCTGAGGGAAGGAAAGGAAAGGGATATTCTGGCGTCGGAGCTTGTTGCAGGAGATATTATTCTTCTTGAGGAAGGAGATAAAGTTCCTGCCGACGGGCGTTTAATTGAAACCAACGTTCTGAAAGTGGATAACTCGGCTATTACAGGTGAATCCGAACCTCAGCTCAGGTCTCTTGAGTGCACTCATCCAAATATGCTCGAGTGCAGGAACATGGTTTTTTCAGGGACTCTTGTACAGAGCGGAAACGGAAATGCAGTTATTTTTGCAACAGGACAGAACACCCAGATCGGAAGCCTCGCAACGCTTACAGAGCAGACATCCGAAGTGGACACACCTATCCGAAGAGAACTAAATCATTTCATAAAAATCATATCCTCAATTGCGATTACCCTGGGAGTAATCTTCTTTATACTGGCGTTTATTCTTCAGGATGTCTTTCTTGCAAGCCTTATCTTTGCAATTGGAATTATCGTTGCCAATGTGCCTGAAGGGCTTTTACCTACAGTTACCCTTGCCCTGAGTCTTGCCTCAAGAAGAATGGCTTCGCGGAATGCCCTTATTAAACAGCTTGAGTCGGTAGAAACCCTGGGCTCTACGACGGTTATCTGTACGGACAAGACCGGTACCCTGACCCAGAACAAAATGGCAGTGAATTCCATCATGTTAGGTTTTGAATGCCTCCTTCTCGAGAACCCTCTGAGTACTAAAAAAAGGACTGAAGGGCAGGAAGCAGAGGAAAGCATAAGCAAAACTGCTGTGGGTACAAATAGTGATGTTGCGGAAGGAATTACAGATCCCGGAACAGAAGGATTTTGTGTTCTAGAAAAGCCTGTATGGGAACCTCAAAGATTACCATCTGTTTTCATAAGAGCCGCAGGGCTCTGCAATAATGCAAAACTTTATGAGTCTCCTCCAGGGTATACCGGTGATCCGACCGAAGGAGCTCTTCTTGTTTTTGCAAATAGTTTTGAAGATGTAAAAAAGCTTCAGAACGATTATCCAAGGTTGGAAGAGTTTCCTTTTGATTCGCTTACCAAAAGGATGGAAGTTATCTGCCGCACTCCTGAAGGAAAACTTGAAGTTTATCTCAAGGGTGCCCCGGAAGTAGTTGTGAAGATGTGTAGTTTTGCCATAGATTCAGGAGGAATAACTGAACTGGATGAAACTAAACAGCAACAACTTCTTGACCGTCACCTGAGACTTGCAAAAAAAGGAGAACGGATTATCGCCCTTGCGTACAGGCAGGGAGATGACCTGAGGGAATACACCGGAGGCTTTGTTTTCCTGGGATTTATAGGAATTCTTGATCCTCTGCGCCCTGAAGCCAGAGATGCTATTGCAAGATGCTACGCCGCCGGGATCAAAGTTGTTATGATTACCGGAGATCATCCTGTCACTGCAGAATCAATTGCAAAGGATGTAGGGCTTGCAGACACAGGAAAGCTTGAAATCATCACTGGAGAGGAGCTGAACTTACTCTCGCGTACAGAGCTTGCCTCAAGACTGAAAAACCCAAGCATCGTCTTTGCCCGTACTTCTCCTGTACAGAAGCTGAAAATTGTACAGCTTTTCCAGTCAGAAGGGGAGATCGTGACCATGACAGGAGACGGGGTCAATGACGCCCCTGCAATTAAGAATGCGGATATGGGAGTCGCTATGGGCAGCGGCACGGATGTAGCTCGTGAAGCTGCGGATATGGTACTCCTTGATGACAACTTTGCTACGATTGTGAATGCTGTAGAAGAGGGCAGGACCGTTTTTGATAACATTAAGAAATTCATTGTGTATATTCTTGCAAGCAATATTCCCGAGATTCTGCCTTTCATAGCTTTTGTACTTCTTTCCATTCCCCTTCCCATGCCTGTCCAGTTAATCCTTGCAATCGATCTGGGTACGGATATGCTGCCTGCCATTGCTCTGGGAATGGAAAAAGGAGAGGGTGATATCATGAAGAGACCTCCCAGATCAAGGAGTGAAAAATTATTGACTCCTCAGTTACTCCTGACAGCCTACGGAGTAAAAGGACCTATAGAGGCTGCTGCAGGATTCTTTTGTTATTTCGCCGTACTTTTTGAAGGGGGCTGGACTTTCGGAGAACAGCTTGCAAATACTAACCCTCTTTATAGGCAGGCAATAACAGCTTTCTTTTCAGCTGTCATCATCTGTCAGATTGCCAATGTGTTTGCTTCAAGAACCCGGTTTCAGTCAGTCTTCTCTATGGGATTGTTCAGCAACCGACAGGTTCTCCTGGGAATTGCAAGCGAGCTCCTGATTCTTGCCCTTATTATCTGGAATCCGTTTGCTAACCTGATTTTTAACACTACTCCCATTAACCTCATGTACATACTGCTTGCCGTTCCTTTTGCAGTTCTCCTTCTTGGAGTCGACGAACTGAGAAAATATCTCCTGAGAAAAAACGTGAGCTGGGCAGTTAGATTCTTTAAATGGTAA